One segment of Scleropages formosus chromosome 23, fSclFor1.1, whole genome shotgun sequence DNA contains the following:
- the seh1l gene encoding nucleoporin SEH1 isoform X1, translating to MFVARSIAADHKDLIHDVSYDFHGRRMATCSSDQSVKVWDKSESGEWHCTASWKTHSGSVWRVTWAHPEFGQVLASCSFDRTAAVWEEIVGESNDKQRGQSHWIKRTTLVDSRTSVTDVKFAPKHMGLMLTTCSADGVVRIYEAPDVMNLSQWSLQHEISSKLSCSCISWNPSSSRAHPPMIAVGSDDSCVTYGGKVQIYEYNENTRKYAKAETLMTVTDPVHDLAFAPNLGRSFHVLAVATKDVRIFKLMPMRKETATSSGPTKFEVQIMAQFDHHNSQVWRVSWNITSTLLASSGDDGCVRLWKANYMDNWKCTGILKGDGSPVIGSSGQPVALSAAGGSSALASQNALNGVMAGRYFFPPLDPPWAGSRYAHLLPPPSLIEQTCESESSRSQQTLLRRRFSGPALHSLPEKEGV from the exons atgtttgtggcGCGGAGCATCGCGGCCGATCACAAAGATCTCATTCATGATGTTTCCTACGATTTCCACGGCCGGCGCATGGCGACGTGTTCCAGCGACCAGAGCGTCAAG GTGTGGGACAAAAGTGAGAGCGGGGAGTGGCATTGCACTGCGAGCTGGAAG ACGCACAGCGGCTCCGTGTGGCGTGTGACATGGGCCCACCCGGAGTTCGGCCAGGTGTTGGCCTCGTGCTCCTTTGACCGGACGGCTGCGGTGTGGGAGGAGATTGTGGGAGAGTCCAACGACAAGCAGAGAGGCCAGAGCCACTGG ATCAAAAGGACTACGCTAGTGGATAGCCGGACATCAGTGACTGACGTGAAGTTCGCCCCCAAGCACATGGGCTTGATGCTGACCACGTGCTCGGCCGACGGCGTGGTGCGGATCTACGAGGCACCCGATGTGATGAACCTGAGCCAGTGGTCCCTGCAGCACGAGATCTCGAGCAAGCTGAGCTGCAGCTGCATCTCGTGGAACCCCTCCAG CTCCCGCGCCCATCCTCCCATGATTGCAGTGGGCAGTGACGACAGCTGTGTGACATACGGAGGGAAAGTTCAAATCTACGAGTACAACGAAAACACGAG GAAGTACGCAAAAGCAGAGACGCTGATGACCGTCACAGACCCAGTGCACGATCTCGCCTTTGCTCCAAACCTGGGCCGCTCCTTCCATGTGCTCGCAGTAGCCACCAAAGATGTCCGCATCTTCAAACTCATGCCTATGCG GAAGGAGACTGCCACGTCCTCAGGACCCACAAAGTTTGAGGTGCAAATCATGGCGCAGTTTGACCACCACAACTCCCAGGTGTGGCGAGTGAGCTGGAACATCACGAGCACTTTGCTCGCCTCTTCCGGTGACGACGGCTGCGTGAGGCTTTGGAAAG CGAACTACATGGACAATTGGAAGTGCACGGGCATCTTGAAGGGTGATGGCAGTCCAGTCATCGGGTCCTCTGGTCAGCCTGTTGCCCTGAGTGCTGCAGGGGGGTCCTCAGCCTTGGCCTCCCAGAATGCCCTGAACGGAGTGATGGCTGGAAG GTATTTCTTTCCCCCTCTGGACCCTCCCTGGGCTGGTTCCAGATACGCCCACCTCctgcctcctccctccctcataGAGCAAACATGTGAGTCTGAGTCCTCAAGATCGCAGCAGACTCTGCTGCGCAGGCGCTTCAGTGGCCCAGCCCTGCACTCCTTGCCAGAAAAAGAAGGGGTCTGA
- the seh1l gene encoding nucleoporin SEH1 isoform X2, whose product MFVARSIAADHKDLIHDVSYDFHGRRMATCSSDQSVKVWDKSESGEWHCTASWKTHSGSVWRVTWAHPEFGQVLASCSFDRTAAVWEEIVGESNDKQRGQSHWIKRTTLVDSRTSVTDVKFAPKHMGLMLTTCSADGVVRIYEAPDVMNLSQWSLQHEISSKLSCSCISWNPSSSRAHPPMIAVGSDDSCVTYGGKVQIYEYNENTRKYAKAETLMTVTDPVHDLAFAPNLGRSFHVLAVATKDVRIFKLMPMRKETATSSGPTKFEVQIMAQFDHHNSQVWRVSWNITSTLLASSGDDGCVRLWKANYMDNWKCTGILKGDGSPVIGSSGQPVALSAAGGSSALASQNALNGVMAGRKKAQLMPG is encoded by the exons atgtttgtggcGCGGAGCATCGCGGCCGATCACAAAGATCTCATTCATGATGTTTCCTACGATTTCCACGGCCGGCGCATGGCGACGTGTTCCAGCGACCAGAGCGTCAAG GTGTGGGACAAAAGTGAGAGCGGGGAGTGGCATTGCACTGCGAGCTGGAAG ACGCACAGCGGCTCCGTGTGGCGTGTGACATGGGCCCACCCGGAGTTCGGCCAGGTGTTGGCCTCGTGCTCCTTTGACCGGACGGCTGCGGTGTGGGAGGAGATTGTGGGAGAGTCCAACGACAAGCAGAGAGGCCAGAGCCACTGG ATCAAAAGGACTACGCTAGTGGATAGCCGGACATCAGTGACTGACGTGAAGTTCGCCCCCAAGCACATGGGCTTGATGCTGACCACGTGCTCGGCCGACGGCGTGGTGCGGATCTACGAGGCACCCGATGTGATGAACCTGAGCCAGTGGTCCCTGCAGCACGAGATCTCGAGCAAGCTGAGCTGCAGCTGCATCTCGTGGAACCCCTCCAG CTCCCGCGCCCATCCTCCCATGATTGCAGTGGGCAGTGACGACAGCTGTGTGACATACGGAGGGAAAGTTCAAATCTACGAGTACAACGAAAACACGAG GAAGTACGCAAAAGCAGAGACGCTGATGACCGTCACAGACCCAGTGCACGATCTCGCCTTTGCTCCAAACCTGGGCCGCTCCTTCCATGTGCTCGCAGTAGCCACCAAAGATGTCCGCATCTTCAAACTCATGCCTATGCG GAAGGAGACTGCCACGTCCTCAGGACCCACAAAGTTTGAGGTGCAAATCATGGCGCAGTTTGACCACCACAACTCCCAGGTGTGGCGAGTGAGCTGGAACATCACGAGCACTTTGCTCGCCTCTTCCGGTGACGACGGCTGCGTGAGGCTTTGGAAAG CGAACTACATGGACAATTGGAAGTGCACGGGCATCTTGAAGGGTGATGGCAGTCCAGTCATCGGGTCCTCTGGTCAGCCTGTTGCCCTGAGTGCTGCAGGGGGGTCCTCAGCCTTGGCCTCCCAGAATGCCCTGAACGGAGTGATGGCTGGAAG AAAGAAAGCTCAGCTGATGCCAGGCTAA
- the LOC108919324 gene encoding tigger transposable element-derived protein 1-like: MAAIQKKMLKGALKEGAKPKRQRKALCMSLKLEVIKRLERGERNRDICKALRLSSSTVRTIYLNKDKIQKTAESVVDGAKLKTVLKARHPLYEKLESLLLQWIEDQLSRSTILSYIVIQQKAISLFEDLKKKIIEEGDERVIDMEFKASHGWFERFKKRAYLHNLRLTNDAAPEDIEAARVFPGELLKIIQAGDYHPKQIFNIDETWLFWKRMMSGTLISQEEKKGTGHVISKDRLTLLLGGNLHGDVKLKPLIVYHSQNPRALKGINRNSLPVFWRSNKKGCMTQQVFYDYVQNYFCPLVEKYCRENSFSNKALLIIDSAPGHPTTVIGYGDNVQVVFLPANSSSLLLQPMEQGVISTFKAYYMQLVMKYLVDGLDSNSNLTIKELWKNYNMKIAIENIATAWEKIPEETMNAVWMKLLPEFVHDVKGFESVEKTIKEDIVKLAYRAGFEQVHTEDVEEVLDSHTEELTNEELIQRDAGGLDEDDEQEDELPKEMSIQALRQYFSLIDRANVFLDENDGNLERVRQVKTRISETIQCYRDLYERKVRDAAQTSIFSFFRPVASSALEPQPSTSGILKCCKKVEEEEENIMDSSLMEYEEVTVGASSPLPSFIRLPASCNIQLTHAEKLNYWLPTSSSSLHTVPCCRWHLAKPSQDQQ, encoded by the coding sequence ATGGCCGCAATACAGAAAAAGATGTTGAAAGGTGCCTTAAAGGAGGGTGCGAAGCCCAAAAGGCAGAGGAAAGCCTTGTGCATGAGCCTTAAACTTGAAGTGATTAAGCGCCTTGAACGGGGGGAACGAAACCGAGACATCTGCAAGGCGCTGCGCTTGTCTTCGTCCACGGTGCGCACCATTTATTTGAATAAGGACAAAATCCAGAAAACCGCAGAGTCTGTGGTCGATGGcgcaaaattaaaaactgtctTGAAGGCCAGGCACCCGCTTTATGAGAAGCTGGAAAGCCTCTTGCTGCAGTGGATAGAGGACCAGTTGAGTCGCAGCACGATTTTAAGTTATATCGTCATCCAGCAGAAGGCAATTTCCTTATTTGAGGACTTGAAGAAAAAGATCATTGAGGAAGGTGACGAGAGGGTAATAGACATGGAATTCAAGGCCAGTCATGGTTGGTTTGAGCGATTCAAAAAGAGGGCTTATCTGCATAACCTACGGCTCACGAATGACGCTGCGCCCGAAGACATCGAGGCTGCCAGAGTTTTCCCGGGGGAGCTCCTAAAAATCATCCAAGCAGGCGATTACCATCCAAAACAGATTTTCAATATCGATGAAACATGGTTGTTCTGGAAACGTATGATGTCTGGAACACTCATATcacaggaggagaagaaagggaCGGGTCACGTGATCTCAAAGGACCGACTGACGCTGTTGCTTGGTGGAAACCTTCACGGGGACGTCAAACTGAAGCCACTAATCGTCTATCATTCCCAAAACCCAAGGGCTCTGAAAGGCATCAACAGGAATTCGCTTCCCGTTTTTTGGCGGTCAAACAAAAAAGGCTGCATGACCCAGCAAGTGTTCTATGACTATGTACAGAATTATTTTTGTCCTCTTGTTGAGAAATACTGCAGGGAAAACAGTTTTTCCAACAAGGCCCTCTTAATCATTGACAGCGCCCCTGGGCATCCAACAACTGTGATAGGTTATGGTGACAATGTGCAAGTTGTGTTCTTACCAGCAAACTCATCGTCTTTACTACTACAGCCCATGGAACAAGGCGTCATTTCAACATTCAAAGCCTACTACATGCAGCTGGTTATGAAATATCTTGTCGATGGACTTGACAGCAACAGCAATTTGACAATAAAAGAACTGTGGAAGAATTACAACATGAAGATAGCCATCGAAAACATAGCAACCGCATGGGAGAAAATACCGGAGGAAACCATGAATGCTGTTTGGATGAAGCTTCTACCGGAATTTGTGCATGACGTCAAAGGCTTTGAAAGTGTTGAAAAGACCATTAAAGAAGACATTGTGAAACTGGCTTATAGAGCTGGTTTCGAGCAGGTTCACACTGAAGATGTTGAGGAGGTGCTGGACTCCCATACAGAAGAGCTGACTAATGAAGAGCTGATTCAGCGTGACGCGGGAGGTCTCGACGAGGATGACGAGCAGGAGGATGAGCTGCCGAAAGAGATGAGCATACAAGCACTGCGCCAGTATTTTTCTCTTATTGATCGTGCTAATGTTTTCCTGGATGAAAACGATGGCAACCTTGAAAGGGTTCGGCAAGTGAAAACCCGCATCTCTGAAACCATTCAGTGTTACCGAGACCTTTACGAGAGGAAGGTGAGGGATGCAGCGCAGACAAGTATCTTCTCATTTTTCCGTCCAGTTGCTTCTTCTGCTTTGGAGCCTCAACCGTCCACCTCAGGCATCTTGAAATGTTGCAAGAAAgttgaagaggaggaggagaacatcATGGATTCATCTTTAATGGAATATGAAGAGGTTACAGTAGGGGCTTCCTCGCCTCTTCCGTCATTCATTAGGTTACCAGCATCATGCAACATTCAGCTCACACATGCGGAGAAACTAAATTACTGGTTGCCAACGTCATCTTCTTCCTTGCACACGGTTCCCTGTTGTCGCTGGCATCTAGCAAAACCCAGTCAAGACCAGCAGTGA
- the psmg2 gene encoding proteasome assembly chaperone 2 → MFISIENTPPSFKGFTLIMPAVSVGNVGQLATDLLISSLGMARVGYVHTDCLIPMTGNNPYATSAESAAELCTNAEVYSLSDIRLAVLQIRAPVVKTKSRKFRKLITSWIKTCGFDKTVILSSSHAYQRDDQQLLGTPLRYLLSPALEQEVGVHLKELEWKQMERVCAFPGIDGSEQRLYIPGGGVTKGLYTDSCSEGIRMAVLLIFCSEGDNIPDAFSLLNYLNDWLHLVDKPTEASSQWKIPVSWRLLFGSGIPPAIF, encoded by the exons atgtttatttcgATTGAAAACACGCCACCTTCCTTCAAAGGCTTCACCCTCATAATG CCTGCCGTGTCCGTGGGCAATGTGGGGCAGCTTGCGACCGACCTGCTCATCTCGAGCCTCGGCATGGCTCGCGTGGGCTACGTGCACACGGACTGCCTCATCCCCATGACGGGCAACAACCCGTACGCGACCTCGGCGGAAAGCGCAGCCGAGCTCTGCACCAATGCAGAAG TGTACTCTCTGTCGGACATCAGGCTGGCTGTGCTACAGATACGGGCTCCAGTTGTAAAG ACAAAGTCGAGAAAGTTCCGCAAGTTGATTACCTCCTGGATCAAGACTTGTGGTTTTGACAAGACGGTTATCCTGTCCAGCAGTCATGCCTATCAGAGGGATGACCAGCAGCTTCTTGG GACCCCACTGCGGTACCTGCTGAGCCCAGCGTTGGAGCAGGAAGTTGGAGTCCACCTGAAGGAACTTGAGTGGAAGCAGATGGAAAGAGTGTGCGCTTTTCCTGGGATTGATGGCTCTGAGCAGCGCCTCTACATTCCGGGAGGAGGAGTCACTAAAGGTCTCTACACAGACAG TTGTTCAGAGGGCATCCGAATGGCAGTGCTTCTGATTTTCTGCTCTGAAGGTGACAACATACCAGATGCATTTTCGCTCTTGAATTATCTCAACGACTGGCTCCACCTGGTGGACAAACCT ACGGAGGCATCGTCTCAGTGGAAGATCCCTGTGTCATGGAGGTTGCTGTTTGGTAGCGGCATACCCCCTGCCATCTTCTGA
- the ptpn2b gene encoding tyrosine-protein phosphatase non-receptor type 2, producing MLCHTKMEYEFENTDSEGRWQNLYFEIRNQSHECSYKVAKYPENRNRNRYRDVSPFDHSRVKLGNTENDYINASLVVMEEAERSYILTQGPLRNTCGHFWLMIWQQQTKAVIMLNRIIEKGSEKCAQYWPTQEEHEMTFKDTHFLVTLISEEVKSYYTIRVLKLQNMNTEESREIYHFHYTTWPDFGVPESPASFLNFLFKVRESGSLGVEHGPTVVHCSAGIGRSGTFSLVDTCLVLIEKRKDPSSVDIKKILLDMRKYRMGLIQTPDQLRFSYMAVIEGAKYIMGDLSVQTQWRELSKEDQDPMSDSPPPAQPSKRPTDRFNGSRVSHLEDGTESEAERRADADGSLKQQEMDGNVANARKRHRDEKGANSTQKVQPIKTRPSDTEKKRKRARTTDT from the exons ATGCTCTGCCATACAAAAATGGAGTACGAGTTTGAGAACACAGATTCGGAGGGCCGGTGGCAGAATCTATACTTT GAAATTCGTAACCAGTCCCACGAGTGTTCCTACAAAGTGGCAAAGTATCCTGAGAATAGGAATCGGAACAGGTACCGGGATGTCAGCCCAT TTGATCATAGTAGAGTTAAATtgggaaatacagaaaatgactATATTAATGCAAGCCTCGTTGTGATGGAAGAAGCTGAGAGAAGTTACATATTAACTCAG GGTCCGCTCAGAAATACCTGTGGACACTTCTGGCTGATGATCTGGCAGCAGCAGACCAAAGCTGTGATAATGTTGAACAGAATAATAGAGAAAGGATCT GAAAAGTGTGCACAGTACTGGCCAACACAGGAGGAGCATGAAATGACTTTTAAGGACACGCATTTTCTTGTGACACTGATTTCAGAAGAAGTGAAATCATACTACACAATACGAGTGCTGAAGCTGCAAAACATGAAT ACTGAGGAGAGCCGGGAGATCTATCACTTTCATTATACCACGTGGCCTGACTTTGGTGTCCCAGAATCCCCTGCGTCTTTCCTCAACTTCCTGTTCAAGGTACGAGAGTCTGGCTCCCTGGGGGTTGAGCATGGGCCCACAGTTGTGCACTGCAGCGCTGGGATTGGTCGCTCTGGGACATTTTCACTGGTGGACACCTGCCTTGTCTTG ATAGAAAAGAGGAAGGACCCTTCATCTGTGGATATTAAGAAAATTCTACTAGACATGAGAAAGTACCGCATGGGACTCATCCAGACCCCTGATCAGCTCCGATTCTCCTACATGGCTGTCATTGAGGGTGCAAAGTACATCATGGGAGACCTGTCTGTGCAG ACACAGTGGCGGGAGCTTTCCAAAGAGGACCAGGATCCCATGTCTGATTCGCCACCTCCTGCACAGCCTTCCAAGCGACCCACAGACAGGTTTAACGGCAGCCGAGTATCACACCTGGAGGATGGCACTGAGTCCGAGGCTGAGAGAAGAGCTGACGCAGATGGATCTTTGAAACAACAGGAAATGGATGGGAACGTGGCCAA TGCACGCAAGCGACACAGAGATGAAAAGGGTGCCAACTCTACACAGAAGGTCCAGCCCATAAAGACAAGGCCAAGTGATacagagaagaaaaggaaaag AGCAAGAACAACTGACACCTAA